In Embleya scabrispora, the DNA window GGCTCCAGCCCAGGCCGCGGATGCGCGGCGCGGACAACCCGCGTAGCTGGGCCGGGATTTCCACGATCACCGAGACGGCGAAGCACAGCCAGGCGCCCCAGAAGACGAGGGCGAGTGCCGCGAGGAAGCCGCGTCCGTCGTCGGGTTGGGTGAGGATCTTGCCGATCTCGTCGAGCGCGGGCAGCCGGTGCGGCAACACGTCGGTGGTGGCCACGACGAGGGAGGCGGGCAGTCCGACGAGCAGCGCGAGCAGCACCACGAGGCTGAGCAGGCCCCGGATCAGGTCGACGAGGAATCTTCCGGGTCCGCGACGCCTGCCCCGGTCGGCACGATTTCGTGCGTGTGCCCCGGTGCCCGGACCGGCGCCGGGACGAGGGCCTTGGGTAACGGTCACGGTGCGTCCTCCGGGGTTCGGATCCCATGGACGAGCCCGGCACGGGCATGGCCTTTGACGGTGACGGTGGAGACGCCGAAGAAGGCGGCCACCTTGGTCTTGTATTCGAGGGTCACGTAGACGTCGATCTGGCGGCCGTCCTTGGTGACCACGGCATCCCGCCACTTCACCATGGTGTGAGTGTCGAGATAGTTCTTCGCGGCGGTCTTCGCGTTCTCTTCCGTGACCACGATCGCCGTCCCCGGGATGGCCTTGGTCGGATCGATCGCCTGTCCGGCCGCCCGGGCCGCCTCCTGGGCGAACGCGTCGGCCTTGGAGTCGGCGCGCAACTTGCCGCCTCCGTCGATGACCAGGCCGACGAGCAGGATGATCACCGCCATCATGATCGCGAGCATGATGGCGAGGCTGCCGCGATCACCGGGGTCGGGATCGACGTCGGCGCCGCGGACACGCGTGCGCGCCATGGATGTCATCCGTTCCTCCCCCGGTAGGTGTCCAGCACCGAGGTGAAGGTGCCGTGCAGGGTCTTCGAACCCGGGATGCCGGGGAAGGCCACATCGGACAACGACACGGTGCATGTGACCGAGACGGTGACGATGCCGGGCGTTCCGGGAGCGGTGTGGAAGCCCGGC includes these proteins:
- a CDS encoding pilus assembly protein TadG-related protein; the encoded protein is MARTRVRGADVDPDPGDRGSLAIMLAIMMAVIILLVGLVIDGGGKLRADSKADAFAQEAARAAGQAIDPTKAIPGTAIVVTEENAKTAAKNYLDTHTMVKWRDAVVTKDGRQIDVYVTLEYKTKVAAFFGVSTVTVKGHARAGLVHGIRTPEDAP